The genomic DNA TTTGCCTTTCGCACACCTCCCAGCTATGTCAAGCTGTTGAAAGATGCGGGCTTTCATATTTTGAATGTCGCCAATAACCATTCCTGGGATTTTCACGAGCAAGGATTTAAAGATACGATTAAAAATATCGACGGTGCAGGCATGACTGCTGTTGGTAAAAAAGGTCAAATTGTCTATAAGAATGTCAAAGGTGTTAATGTTGCCTTTATTGGTTTCAGCAACTATGGCGATGTTCACAACTCCCTGCTAGAACTGAAAGCGGGGGAAGCAATTGTGAAAGAAGCGAAGAAAAAGGCGGATATCGTAGTAATATCTGTTCATGCGGGAGCTGAGGGAACGGGAGCTCTTAGGGTTAGGAATCACAATGAATTTTTCTTTGGTGAAAATCGAGGGAATATGGTGTTATTTTCCCGGACGATGATTGATGCCGGTGCGGATTTAATTTTAGGACATGGCCCTCACGTTGCTAGAGCTTTAGAACTGTACAAAGGGAAATTAATCGCCTATTCTTTGGGTAATTTTATGGGATATCGCAGCTTATCAACTGCGGGAGAACTTGGAGAATCGTTGATTTTGCAAGTACAAATGAACCCTAAAGGAGATTTTGTTTCTGGTAAGATTATCCCAGTACAGCTTAATGGGCAAGGGATACCTGCTATTGACAATAATTTTAGGAGCGTGGGACTAATTCGCGAATTAACAAAAGGTGATTTTCCTAATACACCATTGAAAATTGATGAGAAGGGGCAAATTTTGAAAAAATGAAATTGGTAATGGGTAATGGGTAATGGGTAATGGGTAATGGGTAATGGGTAATTGGTAATTGGTAATTGGTAATATCATGTCCGGCAATTACTATCTGTCATTGCGAGCGGAGCGAAGCAATACCAACACCTTGCGATTGCTTCGGGCTTGCTTCGTTCCTCAGATTGCTTCGTTCCTCGCAACTGCGCTTCGCTTGACGCGCTGTGCTTGGCTCGCAATGACAAATATTTAACCGGGTGTAGTATCATTAGTAATTGCTAGTAAAATTTAGGTTAGGTGAAGCAAAGCGAAATCCAACGCTATCAATTAGATTTGTTAACAGTTAACAGTTAACAGTTAACCGTTAACAATCTAAACTAAGGAGCGATCGCAAAGCTTCCTTCATCTCATCTATAGTTGTCGTCGCCGTACCAAATTGACGTACCACAATACTCGCGGCCAAATTACCCAAAACAGCAGCTTCCCAACCAGACGCACCAACACACAAGGCTAAAGTCAAAGCTGCCACCACTGTATCACCAGCACCCGTTACATCAAATACATCCGTCCGATTAAAAGCTGGGACATCCTGCTGGTAGATTTCTCCATCCTTCATCCTTTCAAACAAGCTCATTCCCTCCTCGCCGCGAGTAATCAACATTTGTTGAGCTTGAGTTAAATTCAGAAGGTCGCGCCCTGCATTCACCAAAGTTGTAGAGTTCTTAATTGCATATCCTACCGCCTGCTCAGCTTCCGGTAAATTAGGCGTAAATAAAGTCGCTCCCGCATAGCGATTCAAATCCGTCTGAGCATCTACAATAGTTCTAGGGTGAGACACCGCCGCTTCAATTACCGCCGCAGTCAAAACACCATCTCCGTAATCTGAACAAACCACAGCATCGACAGTATCCAACTGTTGGCGGATATACTCTGCTAATTGTAACTGTAAGTCTAAATCGGGCAATTCATCCGACTTGCGATCGACTCTCACAATTTGCTGAGTCACCGACTGACGAGCATGGCCAGAAATTCTAGTTTTCGTAACAGTCGGACGGCTGGGATCGATCAAAATGCCAGTAATATCAATTCCCGCCTCTTCAAAAATACGGCATAAAGCCCGTCCTTGGTCATCTTTACCCACTAAACCGGCAACTTTAACTTGGCCTGCCAGTTTAGCAAGATTATAGACAGCATTTGCGCCACCTCCGGGCAATTGCCTAGTATTTTCGTGGCGCAGAATCAAGACAGGCGCTTCGCGGGAAATGCGCTCGACTTGGCCTGTGAGAAATTCATCAAGAGTTAAGTCCCCCACCACTAAGACTCGCGCCTGGGAAAAGCGATCCAATCGTTGTGTCAATTGCTCAGCCGAGCCGCGCACTTGAGCCAAAAATGAAGAATCTAAAGACATTATTCAGTGAAACATTGGGCAGTGGGAGCGGGGGAGCGGGGGGAGCGGGGGAGGGGGGGAGCGGGGGAGCAGGGGGAGCGGGGGGAGCAGGGGGAGATTGGGAGATTTTCTTCCTTCTTCCTTCTTCCTTCTTTCTTCTTCCTTCTTCCTTCTTCCTTTACTTCAACTTTTGCTTAATGATGGTCACAACTTGAGTTAATTGTTTCTTGAGAGCGTCAATCTCAGCCTGCATTTTAACTATTTTGTCATTGAGAGCCTTAATTTCTGCGGCTCCAGCTCCACCTCCAGCGGCTCCTGCTGGTTTAGCCTCTGGTGCGTCTGGCTCTTGCGGGCGCTTTTTAGCCAAAATCATGGCTAATTTAATCGCCTCAGAGAGCTGCTTTTTCTCAAAAGGCTTTTCGATAAAGGCGAAAAAATACTTGTCAAAGGGTTCTGGAATTTTGTCCGTAACCTCTTCCTTGCGGCCTGACATAACCACAAGAGGAATATGCCGGAGATCGGCTTGCGATTGGATTTTCTGAAAAACCTCCCAGCCGCTTACCTTTGGCAGTAGGAAATCCAACATGATCAGGTTCGGGTGTGCTTGACGGATGAGTTTGAGACCTTCTTCGCCGTCTTTTGCTTCTAGAACTTCAAAGTTGCCCGCTGGCAACATCTCTCGCACCCGCACGCGGATGACTTTGCTGTCATCGATTACTAGGATTTTGTTACTTGCCACGACTGACTCCTCTGCTGATGAGTGAGGGTTCCCAACATTAAACTATATTCTTGCAGAATTCCAGCAAGAAAACTGATTGTATTTCAAACTGGGATGAAACTGGGATAAATTTCCGGCAGCGAGTCTGGTTAATTTGGTCTAGGATCGAAGCGCACAGAAGCAGAGTAACCAAACTTTTATGCCTGCCCATACCAATTTAACTTTTACAAGTAAGCCGGATGATTCTCATCTTACCTCCTTAGTGTCACCAATGCCTGCATGGTTACGTCGTCCGATTGGTAAAGCTAGTGAGTTGTCAGATGTGCAGCGAATTATTAAGCAGCGCCAGATACATACTATTTGCGAAGAAGGGCGTTGTCCTAACCGGGGAGAGTGTTATGCCCAGAAGACGGCGACTTTTTTGTTGATGGGGCCGACTTGCACTCGTGCTTGTGCTTTTTGTCAGGTGGATAAGGGGCACGCGCCGATGCCTTTAGATCCGCAGGAACCACAAAAGGTAGCGGAATCTGTGCAGTTGTTGGGTTTGCGCTATGTGGTTTTGACTTCGGTGGCGCGGGATGATTTGTCCGATGGGGGTGCAGGTTGGTTTGCGATGACTATGGAGGCGATTCGCGAAGTTAATCCCTTGAGTGAGATTGAGGTTTTGACTCCTGATTTTTGGGGAGGGAGTGGGGGAGCGGGGGAGCGGGGGGAGTGGGGGGAGATGGGGGGAGATGGGGGAGATGGGGGAGATGGGGGAGATGGGGGAGATGGGGGAGATGGGGGAGATGGGGGAGATGAGGGAGATGAGGGAGATGAGGAAGTTAAATCTTCCCTACCTTCCCCATCCTCCCCATCCTCCCCATCCTCCCCATCTTCTTTGCCCCCCGGCTCAAGAGCTCCCCATCTCACCACTCCCCAATGGCGGCGAATTGCTATAGTTGTGGCGGCTAAGCCTGCCTGTTATAACCATAATGTTGAGACTGTGCGGCGACTGCAAGGGCCTGTGCGGCGGGGGGCGAAGTACGATCGCTCTCTTGATGTTCTACGGATTGTTAAGGAAATTGATGCTCATATTCCTACAAAATCGGGCTTAATGCTGGGACATGGGGAAACGGAAGCGGAGGTGGTGGAGGCTTTGGAGGATTTGCGGGGGGTGGGGTGCGATCGCCTAACTCTGGGTCAATATATGCGCCCTTCTCTGGAACACTTGCCAGTACAAAAATACTGGACACCGGCGGAATTTGAGCGTTTGGGCGCGATCGCACGGGAAATGGGCTTTTCTCATGTTCGATCTGGCCCCCTCGTTCGTAGTTCTTACCACGCGGGAGAAAGCGATTAAAACCCCAGGATGGCGGTGTTACGTAAATCGTCCGTAAGTCTTGAAAATAACTCTTGCGAATAGTGCAAATAGGTAACGCTCTCTGGTATTTCTAGATACAGATACGTCTGAATTAATTAGGAGCTTTAACCTATGGCAGAGATATCCAATAACCAACTCAACTCTGACTCCGTGATGAAAACTGGCAAGCCCCCTTACACTTTCCGGGCTGCTTGGTTCCTGCTACTTTTCGGTCTCAACTTGTTAATGGCAGCATATTATTTCCACGTTATTCAATAGTTGCTGCCAATCCGATCCTTGCACGGAATTTTAGCCCTCAGTCCCAACCCCTCCGCCACCCTGACGGAAAAGGGTTGGGCAAGGGCTGTTTTGCTTAGCGATCGCTGGGCTGGGTTGTTGACGACTCTAGCTGGGATAGTCGCTGTTGCATTTTGATTAGGTCTTGCTTAATTTCGATCACCATAGTTGCTAAATTGTCAAACATGGGGTCTGCCGATCGCATTCTGGGACTTGTTCTAGTTGTACCGGGACTTGTTGGCGGTTGCGATCGGTTAAATCCAGAAGATTGAGACTCTAACCTATTGATTTGTCCCCTGAGATCGGAAATTTGACTTTCCAATTGAGTAATACGGTATTCGAGTTGATACGAGCCTTGGGCGGGTGTAAAAATTGGTAAGGTAATTATACCTAAAAATACACCAATACAGAGAATTACTAGAATTACTATTTTTTTGATGCGATCGGGTATGATTTGGAGCATGGCTTTACAGTTGTAGCGGCTGCATTTTCTAGGCTAACAACTGTTTCAGATTTTGTGTCTCTATCAGAGGTATGTAATTAAGCTAATTTTATGACAACTAAGAAAGTAGCAATTTTTATCTTTGATAATGCGGAAGTGCTTGACTTCGCCGGGCCTTTTGAAGTATTTTCTGTCACCTCAGAATTAAATAACTACGAACCTTTTGAGGTTTATACAGTTGCCGAAAAATCCACTGCTATCTCAGCTCGCAATGGCCTGAGCGTTAATCCCGATTATACCATATTAAATTGTCCAAAACCGGATATTTTAATTGTACCCGGAGGGATAGGGACTCGCATTTTAATGAATCATCAGCCTATAATTGATTGGATAAAATCTTGTGCAGAAACAGCAGAATTAGTGCTTTCTGTCTGCACAGGTTCGTTACTTTTAGCAAAGGCAAGTTTATTAGAAGGTTTAGAAGCGACAACCCATCATCGAGCCTTTGATTTATTAATAGAAATTGCTCCGAATACAACTGTTGTGAAAGATCGCCGATTTGTGGATAATGGCAAAATCATTACTTCGGGAGGAATCTCAGCAGGAATTGATATGTCTTTGTACGTTGTTGGCAGACTTTTAGGAAAAGAAAAAGCTGACCAAACAGCAGAACAAATGGAATATAAACAGTTAACTGCTAATTGCTAATTGCTAATTGCTAATTGCTAATTGCTAATTGCTAATTGCTAATTGGGAAAAAACCCCGCGTCTCCCCTTCTTCCTTCTCTCCTAGATAACTAAATTTTCTTCCTTCTTCCTTCTTCCTTCTTCCTTCTTCCTTCTTCCTTAAGAATCTTCACCCCACATCTTTAACTGTAAATAAACTAACATTAAAGCTCCCACCATCAACAAAGTTGCCGCCGCTGCTGCATAACCGAAATCAAATTGAGCAAAAGCTTGGTCATAAATGTAATAAACTAGCAAATTAGTAGAGTTTAAAGGGCCGCCGCCAGTGATGACATAAACTTGCTCAAAACTTCTCAGAGTAAAAATAGCAGTAGTCACAATAACAAACACCAAAGTAGGTCGTAAACCCGGTAAAGTAATGTGCCAAAATTGCTGCCAAGCGCCAGCACCATCTAATTCTGCGGCTTCATAACGGTTGATAGGAATTGCTTGCAATCCAGCGATGAATATAACCATATTGAAGCCTAATTGCTTCCAAATACTTAACAAAATCAGCACTGGCATTGCCCAAATTGTACTATTTAACCAAGGCACGGAATTTAAGCCAAGAGAAATTAATAAATTATTAACGGGGCCATCTGTTTGAAATAGCCACCGCCAACTTAAGCCAACCGCAACTAGGGAGGTAATAGAAGGGATAAAATAGGCAGTACGGAGAAAACCTCGCAAGGCAAATGACCGATTTAATAATACTGCCAAGCCTAAAGGTATAATTAAACTGGGAATGACGGTGGCGACAGTAAAATAGAATGTGTTGCCAATAACTTGCCAAAAATCCGGGCTAATTAGCAGACGGGAGTAATTGTTAAGACCCACTAAATGCACGCCCGAACGGGTAAAACTACCAGCAGTAAAACTGAGGTAAAATAAATAAACGATCGGCCATAAGATAAAAGTACCCAGCAATATGAGAGATGGAGCTAGAAAAATCCAAGCTGCGATCGTGTCATTATCTAGCCAGTTAAAACGCCCAGGCTTAATCGGAACCATTCGCTTTTAGATTTTAACTTTGAGATTTTAAATTGTATCATAAGATCGTAGGAAATAAAAGTGGAAACTCAAGATATATTCCGAAATTTGAAAACTTTAGAAACTGAACGCTTAATCCTGCGAAAGATGACTTTAGAGGATGCGGAGGATATGTTCGAGTATGCTTCTGACCCAGATGTGGCAAAATACACTACTTGGGATGCTCATCAATCTATAAAAGATAGCAAATTTTTTCTAAAGATAGTCGTCGAGCGTTACAAAAATCGCCAGATTACTGACTGGGGTATTGTCCATAAAGGAGAGGGAAAATTGATCGGTACTTGTGGATTTGCGGAATGTCATCTATTTCACAGCCGCGCTGAGATTGGATATGCACTTTCTAGGAAATATTGGAGACAAGGATATATGAGCGAAGCAGTTAGTGCTATTATTAAGTTTGGCTTCCAGACAATGAATTTAAATCGAATTGAAGCTAGATGTGAAGTGGAAAATATTGCTTCAGCTCGTGTGATGGAAAAAGTAGGGATGCAATTTGAAGGTATCTTAAGGCAACATATATTTACTAAAGGTAAATACTGCGACTTAAAAATTTACTCGATTCTGAGACAGGATTTTTTTTGGGAACAATACGGTTAACAAGCAAGCTAAAGTGGTAAAATCTGGTAAACACCACAGTTTCACTTTAATGAGCAACATCTACTTCAACCTTCGTAAATTCCTAATTGCCTTTACCTTCTTACCTTTGAGTCTCGGCATGAGTGCGATGCCTCTGGCTGGCTACGCCTACGCACAGCAACCGCCAAGCTTAACTCTATCTCAAGATCCCGCCTCAATCAACTCTCGTGCTTCACAATTTGTAGGACAGTGGCGACTAAAAGATTATTTACCGATTCCGCTGACAGTTATTTTCACGCAAGACGGCAAAATATTTATTCTTCTACCTTCATATTTGACCTGGTTTTTTTCTTCAGGTTCTCCATCTTTTACTGGCGGAAATGTTAGTGCCTTTGAACTGAGTTACAAAATCAATTCGAGTACCCAACCTATGCAGATTGACGTGACATCACCAGGTGATGAGGGAACTTTAATGACAATTTTTGAGTTCACTCCTGATGGTCAAATGCGTATAGAATGGGAAGGTTTACGTCCGGGAGAATCGAGACCTACTGAGTTTAGTGCTGGTGCAATTTTTCTCGAAAAAGTGGCTAATACAACGGCTTTACCTCGGAATACTCAAATAGTTGATTTAGCAGCACAACGAAGACAGGGACGAGAATCAGAAGGCGAACAATATATTGGTTCTATGAACCGCGCTCAACAAGCTTTCTATGCCGAGAATGAAAAATTTGCTACAGAGATTGATGAATTGGGGTTAGGCATTGACAAGGAGACACAGAATTACCGCTATCAAATTGTACCCCAAAGCGGCTCTATTCCCAGCATAATGATGACTGCTGAAGCCAAGAATGCAGAACTAAAAAGCTACACAGGGGCGGTTTTTGTGATCAAAGTTAACGATGAAAATACAACTGTTTCTCTAACTTGCGGCACAGATAAACCATCAACTACACCACCAGCGATGCCAAGGGCTCCTAAGAGTGCAGAAGAGGAAATTAAATGTCCTGTTGGTTCCAGTCCTAAATAATAGTGAAATAGGGGGAAATAGGCATCGCACTGAGATAGGACTTACGCATCCTCTACCATTTTCTGTCATTGCGAGTGAAACGAAGCAATCTAAAACCCCGATCCTGTCGCTAAAATGCGTAAGTCCTGTGAGATAGTAACTGCTCCAAAAATCCGGCAATTCTTAACTGCTAACACGCTAGTTTCTATTACCTTCTACCTTATCCCCTCCCTCTTTTATTTCTACCGCATAGGATAGGGAACCCATTTAGAATAGTCAGCTAGATGACCCCAATAAGCCGTATAGCCAGTGAATGCCCAAATTAAAGCAGCAGCTACGAGTACAATACTACCAATTAGCCGTAGAGTATGATTAGTTCGCAGATAAAGCGCAGGTGCAGCGCAAATGCCGCTTAATCCTGATAAAATAAATCCTATTGCTGAGAGTATGGGCTGCCGAGTCAAACCCAAATTGAGAATTCGCAGACCAATTACTAAGGCAGCAACCCCAGCAAAAAAGGCGTAAATAGCCACAGTTAGCAAATCCCACTCATTGGCAAGAGATAAAGATGCGCTGATAAAAAGTATGCCGAATAAAACTGACATTTCGCCGAAGGCAATGTTAAAGCTACCGGGAAGAGGCCAAGTAAAAATCATGTGTAAGCCAGTTGTGAGAGCGATCGCGCCAGTCATTCCAAAACCGGGAATCCACCGTTTTTGCTGCGTACCGTCGAGTCCCAGGTAAACGTAGGATGCGAGTATAAACAGTCCTGCTACCATATTGATGAGCATCAATGGAATATAGTTAACAAACATTAATTTAAGTTCCTTAACGAGAGATAATGGCAATATATTCTCATTCTATTAGCTTCTATCATTCGCTGCATGAGTACCATTTCTGCACTAGCTAATTCCAATACCAGTTTGATTTCGCCGAGCTTAGAGCCATGTTTGCTTGCACAGGGAGCCCCGTTAAAACTGGGAATTCTCGCTTCTGGTAGTGGTAGCAATTTTGAGGCAATTGCTGAGGCGATCGCGAATCGACAACTCAACGCTCAAGTTCAAGTTGTAATTTACAATAATCCCGATGCCAAAGTTGGAGCGCGAGCTCAAAAATTTGGTGTCCTCGCGATTCTTCTCAACCACCGCGACTACACTAGCCGCGAAGAGTTAGATGCAGTAATTGTCAAGACTTTTCAAGAATATAATGTCGAATGGGTAATTATGGCCGGCTGGATGCGAATTGTTACTCCAGTTTTACTCGATGCTTTCCCCCAAAAAGTTATTAATATTCACCCCAGTTTATTGCCTAGTTTCCCCGGAATTCGAGCTGTGGAACAAGCACTCAAAGCCGGAGTTAAGATTACTGGTTGTACGGTTCATATCGCTTGTTTAGAAGTTGATAGCGGCCCGATTTTAATGCAGGCCGCAGTGCCAGTATTGGTAGATGATACGCCAGAAACCTTACACGCTCGGATACAGGTGCAGGAACATAAAACTTTGGTAGGCGCGATCGCACTTTTAGCGGCTAGGCGTGCTGAAAATTTAGAATAGGTAAAATTTCTCTCGATCGGGGAGTTCTGATAAATTTGGGATGAAACTATGCGGAAAATACGGTTGTTTATTGCATCTAGTCTAGACGGCTACATTGCAAGAGCATCAGGGGATGTTGATTGGTTATTCACTGACTCTGACTACGGTTACGATCAATTTTTTGCCCAAATTGACACCTTAATTATGGGTAATAAGACGTATCAACAAATCCTTGGTTTTGGAGAATATCCCTACAAAGGTAAGGAAAGTTTTGTATTTTCTAACTCTCTTGCTGGCACCAAAGATAACAATGTAGAATTTGTGGGAGGGAATTT from Kamptonema formosum PCC 6407 includes the following:
- a CDS encoding GNAT family N-acetyltransferase, with translation METQDIFRNLKTLETERLILRKMTLEDAEDMFEYASDPDVAKYTTWDAHQSIKDSKFFLKIVVERYKNRQITDWGIVHKGEGKLIGTCGFAECHLFHSRAEIGYALSRKYWRQGYMSEAVSAIIKFGFQTMNLNRIEARCEVENIASARVMEKVGMQFEGILRQHIFTKGKYCDLKIYSILRQDFFWEQYG
- a CDS encoding DJ-1/PfpI family protein, with the protein product MTTKKVAIFIFDNAEVLDFAGPFEVFSVTSELNNYEPFEVYTVAEKSTAISARNGLSVNPDYTILNCPKPDILIVPGGIGTRILMNHQPIIDWIKSCAETAELVLSVCTGSLLLAKASLLEGLEATTHHRAFDLLIEIAPNTTVVKDRRFVDNGKIITSGGISAGIDMSLYVVGRLLGKEKADQTAEQMEYKQLTANC
- a CDS encoding lipoyl synthase, translating into MPAHTNLTFTSKPDDSHLTSLVSPMPAWLRRPIGKASELSDVQRIIKQRQIHTICEEGRCPNRGECYAQKTATFLLMGPTCTRACAFCQVDKGHAPMPLDPQEPQKVAESVQLLGLRYVVLTSVARDDLSDGGAGWFAMTMEAIREVNPLSEIEVLTPDFWGGSGGAGERGEWGEMGGDGGDGGDGGDGGDGGDGGDGGDEGDEGDEEVKSSLPSPSSPSSPSSPSSLPPGSRAPHLTTPQWRRIAIVVAAKPACYNHNVETVRRLQGPVRRGAKYDRSLDVLRIVKEIDAHIPTKSGLMLGHGETEAEVVEALEDLRGVGCDRLTLGQYMRPSLEHLPVQKYWTPAEFERLGAIAREMGFSHVRSGPLVRSSYHAGESD
- a CDS encoding carbohydrate ABC transporter permease, producing the protein MVPIKPGRFNWLDNDTIAAWIFLAPSLILLGTFILWPIVYLFYLSFTAGSFTRSGVHLVGLNNYSRLLISPDFWQVIGNTFYFTVATVIPSLIIPLGLAVLLNRSFALRGFLRTAYFIPSITSLVAVGLSWRWLFQTDGPVNNLLISLGLNSVPWLNSTIWAMPVLILLSIWKQLGFNMVIFIAGLQAIPINRYEAAELDGAGAWQQFWHITLPGLRPTLVFVIVTTAIFTLRSFEQVYVITGGGPLNSTNLLVYYIYDQAFAQFDFGYAAAAATLLMVGALMLVYLQLKMWGEDS
- the purN gene encoding phosphoribosylglycinamide formyltransferase; the protein is MSTISALANSNTSLISPSLEPCLLAQGAPLKLGILASGSGSNFEAIAEAIANRQLNAQVQVVIYNNPDAKVGARAQKFGVLAILLNHRDYTSREELDAVIVKTFQEYNVEWVIMAGWMRIVTPVLLDAFPQKVINIHPSLLPSFPGIRAVEQALKAGVKITGCTVHIACLEVDSGPILMQAAVPVLVDDTPETLHARIQVQEHKTLVGAIALLAARRAENLE
- the psaX gene encoding photosystem I protein PsaX; protein product: MAEISNNQLNSDSVMKTGKPPYTFRAAWFLLLFGLNLLMAAYYFHVIQ
- a CDS encoding response regulator; this translates as MASNKILVIDDSKVIRVRVREMLPAGNFEVLEAKDGEEGLKLIRQAHPNLIMLDFLLPKVSGWEVFQKIQSQADLRHIPLVVMSGRKEEVTDKIPEPFDKYFFAFIEKPFEKKQLSEAIKLAMILAKKRPQEPDAPEAKPAGAAGGGAGAAEIKALNDKIVKMQAEIDALKKQLTQVVTIIKQKLK
- a CDS encoding bifunctional heptose 7-phosphate kinase/heptose 1-phosphate adenyltransferase, translated to MSLDSSFLAQVRGSAEQLTQRLDRFSQARVLVVGDLTLDEFLTGQVERISREAPVLILRHENTRQLPGGGANAVYNLAKLAGQVKVAGLVGKDDQGRALCRIFEEAGIDITGILIDPSRPTVTKTRISGHARQSVTQQIVRVDRKSDELPDLDLQLQLAEYIRQQLDTVDAVVCSDYGDGVLTAAVIEAAVSHPRTIVDAQTDLNRYAGATLFTPNLPEAEQAVGYAIKNSTTLVNAGRDLLNLTQAQQMLITRGEEGMSLFERMKDGEIYQQDVPAFNRTDVFDVTGAGDTVVAALTLALCVGASGWEAAVLGNLAASIVVRQFGTATTTIDEMKEALRSLLSLDC
- a CDS encoding type IV pilin-like G/H family protein, translated to MVKSGKHHSFTLMSNIYFNLRKFLIAFTFLPLSLGMSAMPLAGYAYAQQPPSLTLSQDPASINSRASQFVGQWRLKDYLPIPLTVIFTQDGKIFILLPSYLTWFFSSGSPSFTGGNVSAFELSYKINSSTQPMQIDVTSPGDEGTLMTIFEFTPDGQMRIEWEGLRPGESRPTEFSAGAIFLEKVANTTALPRNTQIVDLAAQRRQGRESEGEQYIGSMNRAQQAFYAENEKFATEIDELGLGIDKETQNYRYQIVPQSGSIPSIMMTAEAKNAELKSYTGAVFVIKVNDENTTVSLTCGTDKPSTTPPAMPRAPKSAEEEIKCPVGSSPK
- a CDS encoding DUF981 family protein, with translation MFVNYIPLMLINMVAGLFILASYVYLGLDGTQQKRWIPGFGMTGAIALTTGLHMIFTWPLPGSFNIAFGEMSVLFGILFISASLSLANEWDLLTVAIYAFFAGVAALVIGLRILNLGLTRQPILSAIGFILSGLSGICAAPALYLRTNHTLRLIGSIVLVAAALIWAFTGYTAYWGHLADYSKWVPYPMR